The Microbacterium sp. SORGH_AS_0428 genome contains the following window.
CAGGATGCCGCTGGAGAGTCCGTTTCCGACGCCGAGCACGGCGGCGAACATCGCGAACCACATGGTCGCCGAACTCAGGTCGTGCGTGAGTGACAGCGCGAGGAAGCCGGTGCCCATGAGGATCATGGCGGGAAGAGCAGCCCAGAGCCGGCCGAAGCGATCCATCACCTGGCCGCTCGCATAGAAGAGCGCGAAGTCGATCGCTCCCGAGACGCCCACGACGAGGGCGATGGTGGGGGCGTCGAGACCCAGGGAGAGACCCCACAGCGGCAGTACGACCTGACGCGCGGACCGCACGGCCGACAGGGATGCCGCGGCGACGCCGAGACGGGAGAGCACCCGCCGGTGCTGCCACATCGTGCGGAACACTCCCGCCCGCTCATCGACGGGGATCGATCCGGTCACCGGCTCCCCGCTGTCGTCCTCGGATGCGGGCGCCCGGTCGGGGGCTTCCGCGGTCTTCTCGGGGTCGGGTCCCAGCAGCACCAGCAGCACGGTCGCAACCAGGCAGGCGATGAAGAACCAGACGGCCGACAGCTCGTCGCCGACGGCGATCAGGAGGCCCGCTGCGACGAAGGGTCCGACGAACGTGCCGAAGCGGAACGAGCCGCCGAGCAGCGACAGCGCGCGCGCTCGGAACGCGAGGGGAACCCGCGTCGTCATGAACGAATGGCGGGCCAGACCGAACGCGGCCGCGCAGAAGCCGATCACGAACACGGAGACGGCCAGGACGGCCGTGTTCGGTGAGAGCAGCATCGCCACGGAACCGGCGATCGCGAGGATGCCCCCGATCGCCATCGTGAGGCGCTCTCCGAGCCGCGCCACCGACCAGCCCGCCGGGATGTTGCCGCACAACTGCCCCACGACGAGGAACGAAGCGATGAACGCGGCCTCCGCGACGTCCGCTCCGCGCTCCGCCGCGAGGATGGGGATGAGGGGGATCATCGCCCCTTCGCCGAGGGCGAAGAGGATCGTGGGGCCGTAGATCATCGGCGCGAACCGCCAGAGCAGAGAGCTGACGCGGTCGGACACGTGCATCCACGATACTCTGGGGTGCCATGCTCGAATTCGATCCGTCAGCCGACATCCAGGCCCTCCGCTCCACCTTCAGCGACATCAAAGCCGTCGTCGACGTCGACGCCCTCCGGGCAGAGATCGATCGGCTCTCCGAGGAGGCCGGCGCCCCCGACCTCTGGGACGACGTCGAGAAGGCGCAGAAGGTCACCAGCGCCCTGAGCCACCGCCAGGCCGAACTCAAGCGCGTCACCGAGGTCGAGCAGCGTCTCGACGACCTCGACGTGCTCGTCGAGCTCGCCAACGAGATGGACGACGAGGACTCCGCCGAGGAGGCGCGTCGCGAGATCGCCGAGCTCGAGGACGTCGTCGGTCAGCTCGAGGTGCAGACCCTCCTCGACGGCGAGTACGACTCCCGGTCGGCCGTGGTCACCATCCGCTCCGGCGCGGGCGGCGACGACGCCACCGACTTCGCCGAGATGCTCATGCGCATGTATCTGCGCTGGGCCGAGCGGCACAAGTACCCCGTGAAGGTCATGGACACCTCCTACGCCGAGGGCGCGGGCATCAAGTCCGCGACCTTCGAGGTCGACGCCCCGTACGCCTACGGAACCCTCTCCGTCGAGGCCGGCACCCACCGTCTGGCCCGTATCAGCCCGTTCGGCTCCGCCGACAAGCGGCAGACGAGCTTCGCCGCCGTCGAGGTCATCCCCGTCATGGAGGAGGCGCAGGAGGTCGAGGTCCCCGAGAACGACATCCGCGTCGACGTCTTCCGCTCCTCGGGCCCGGGGGGCCAGTCGGTCAACACGACCGACTCGGCGGTGCGCATCACGCACATCCCCACCGGCATCGTCGTCTCGATGCAGAACGAGAAGTCCCAGATCCAGAACCGCGCCGCCGCCATGCGCGTGCTGCAGACGCGCCTCATGCTGCTGCAGCGCGAAGAGGAGGCTGCGAAGAAGAAGGAGCTCGCCGGCACCATCACCGCGAGCTGGGGCGATCAGATGCGCTCCTACTTCCTCTACGGCCAGCAGCTGGTGAAGGATCTGCGCACGGGGCACGAGGTGGGCAACCCCGCCACCGTGTTCGACGGCGACCTCGACGGCTTCATCGCGGCCGGCATCCGCTGGCGCAAGCGCAAAGACGAGGACTGATCCGGCGCGCCGGGTGTCGCGCCCGACATCCGTAGAAAGCGCGCTTAGGCTGTCACAGCCATGATCCGGTTCGAGAACGTCACCAAGCGGTATCGCGGCACCTCCCGACCTGCGCTGCAGAGCGTGGACTTCGAGGTGCAACGCGGAGAGTTCGTCTTTCTTGTGGGGGCATCCGGCTCCGGCAAGTCGTCCTGTCTGCGCCTCATCCTGCGCGAGGACTCGCCCAGCGAGGGCCGTGTCATCGTGCTCGGTCGCGACCTGCGCTCGGTGCCCAACCGCAAGGTCCCCTACTTCCGCCGTCAGATCGGCGCCGTCTTCCAGGACTTCCGGCTCCTGCCGACCAAGACGGTCTTCCAGAACGTCGCCTTCACGCTGCAGGTGATCGGATCCTCCCGTGGGTTCATCCAGCAGGCGGTGCCCGAGGCGCTCGCACTCGTCGGTCTCGACGGCAAGGAGAAGCGCCTGCCGCACGAGCTGTCCGGTGGTGAGCAGCAGCGCGTCGCGATCGCGCGCGCGCTCGTCAACCGTCCGCAGATCCTCCTCGCCGACGAGCCCACCGGAAACCTCGACCCCGCGACGTCGGTCGACATCATGCAGCTGCTCGCGCGCATCAACGCCGGAGGGACCACGGTCGTCATGGCGACGCACGAGGCGGGCTTCGTCGATCAGATGCAGCGCCGCGTCATCGAACTGAGGGGCGGGGAGATCGTGCGCGACGAGCGCCACGGCGGGTACGGCGACACCTCCGCCATCCCGCGCCTCGCGCCCGAGGTCGAGAAGGGGGCGGCAGCTGTCGCCGCTCTCACGGCCGTGCTCGACGTGCACCGCGAGATCTCCGAGACCGGTCAGATCGCGCCCGTGACATTGGATGCGGCCGTGGCCGCCACCGAGCAGGCCGCGCGCGCCGAACCGGCGCACGCGGCTGCGGTGGCCGAGGCGAAAGCGGCGGAAGCACTGGCGGCTCGCCTGGCCGAGGAAGAGCGTGTGAAGCGCCCCGATGCCGACCTGCCCGCAGAACTGGGACTCGCCGACCGACTCGGTCTGGGTACGTCCGACGACGAGGTGGGACCCACACGATGAGATTCGGACTGATCATGGGGGAGGCCCTCAGTGGCCTCCGTCGGAACGCATCGATGGTGATCTCCGTCGTGCTCGTGACCTTCGTGTCGCTGACCTTCGTGGGCGCCGCCGTGCTCATGCAGATGCAGATCGGCAAGATGAAGGATTTCTGGGTGGATCGCGCCCAGGTCGCCGTCTACATGTGCACCAGCGTCTCCACGGCCGGCACCTGCTCGGACGGCGTCGCCACCCAGGACGAGATCGACCAGGTCACCGCGGAGCTCAACGGGCCCGCCCTGTCGCCGCTCATCAAGGAGTTCACCTTCGAGACCAACGAGCAGGTCTACGAGAAGGCGATCCAGCAGCTGGGCTCCGAGTACGAGAACATCGTCACGCCCGACCAGTTCAACGCGACGTTCTCGATCAACCTCGTCGACCAATCGCAGTCGGATGTGATCGCCGAGGCGTTCGGAGGCAGCAAGGGCGTCGAAGAGGTCAAGGACCAGATGCAGTACCTGGAGCCGCTGTTCTCGGCCCTGACGATCGCGACGTACATCGCGGTCGGGATCGCCGGCCTCATGCTGGTGGCCGCCGTGCTGCTGATCGCGACCACCATCCGGTTGTCGGCGTTCGCGAGACGCAAAGAGCTCGGGATCATGCGTCTCGTGGGCGCCTCGAACAGGTTCATCCAGACACCCTTCATCCTCGAGGGCGTGTTCGCCGCTCTGATCGGTTCGGCGCTCGCAAGCGTCGGGGTGTGGGCGACGGTGGAGTTCGGGATCAACGGATACCTGCGCGAACGCGTCGGATTCGTCACCACCTGGGTGGGCTACTCCGATCTCGCCCTCGTGATCCCGGTCATCGTCGTGATCGGCGTTCTGCTGGCAGCGCTGTCGGCCGGGTTCGCCATACGCCGGTGGTTGCGCGCCTGATACGGAAGGCGCCGGGCTTGCTAGACTGATGGGCTGCCGCGCGCCGTGCGGTCGCACGAAGGAGAGAGCATGCCCAGGGAACGCGGAGAGAAGGTCGTCGCGACCAACCGCCGCGCGCGCCACGACTACACCGTCGAGAAGACGTACGAGGCCGGCCTCGTGCTCACCGGCACTGAGGTGAAGTCACTGCGCCAGGGGCGCGCCAACCTCACCGACGGCTACGCCTACATCCAGGGCGGAGAGGCGTTCCTCGACGCCGTCCACATCCCCGAGTACTCGCAGGGGCACTGGACCAACCACGCCGCCAAGCGCACGCGCAAGCTTCTCCTGCACAAGGAGGAGATCGTGAAGCTCTCGCACGCCGTCTCGGCGGGCGGCTACACACTCGTACCGCTGCGCCTGTACTTCTCCGACGGGCGCGCGAAGATCGAGCTCGGTGTCGCGAAGGGCAAGCGGGAGTACGACAAGCGTCAGACTCTGCGAGAACGACAGGACACCCGCGAGGCGGAGCGCGCGATGCGCTTGCGCAACCGCGTCGGGGAGTGATCGCACGATGGGTCCGCGCCGCGCGCAGTTAGGCGGCGTCGCCCGATGACCCGTCCGAACCTGCTCTTCCAGATCACCGCGCTTCCTCCGTGGCGTCGCAGCACCGTGGTGGCAGCGATTCTGCTGCTGGGCTTCGTTCTCGCCTCGGCGTTCGCGCTCGGTCAGGCGGGGGAGCAGCCGACGTCCTGGTGGTGGCCGGCGGCGGGCGCCGGTGCCGCCGCGGCGCTCAGCGCCGCGCCCCGCTACGTCCCGCTCGTCATCCTCGTCGCATCACTGCTCACGGCGACCGCATCCGCCCTCGCCGGACGCCCGCCACTCGTCGTCATGGCTATCACGGTGGGAACGGCGGCTGAGATCGGCGTCATGGTCGCGGGCCTCACGCCGAAGGGCGCGGCCCCGCGTCTGTCATC
Protein-coding sequences here:
- the prfB gene encoding peptide chain release factor 2; translation: MLEFDPSADIQALRSTFSDIKAVVDVDALRAEIDRLSEEAGAPDLWDDVEKAQKVTSALSHRQAELKRVTEVEQRLDDLDVLVELANEMDDEDSAEEARREIAELEDVVGQLEVQTLLDGEYDSRSAVVTIRSGAGGDDATDFAEMLMRMYLRWAERHKYPVKVMDTSYAEGAGIKSATFEVDAPYAYGTLSVEAGTHRLARISPFGSADKRQTSFAAVEVIPVMEEAQEVEVPENDIRVDVFRSSGPGGQSVNTTDSAVRITHIPTGIVVSMQNEKSQIQNRAAAMRVLQTRLMLLQREEEAAKKKELAGTITASWGDQMRSYFLYGQQLVKDLRTGHEVGNPATVFDGDLDGFIAAGIRWRKRKDED
- the ftsE gene encoding cell division ATP-binding protein FtsE, coding for MIRFENVTKRYRGTSRPALQSVDFEVQRGEFVFLVGASGSGKSSCLRLILREDSPSEGRVIVLGRDLRSVPNRKVPYFRRQIGAVFQDFRLLPTKTVFQNVAFTLQVIGSSRGFIQQAVPEALALVGLDGKEKRLPHELSGGEQQRVAIARALVNRPQILLADEPTGNLDPATSVDIMQLLARINAGGTTVVMATHEAGFVDQMQRRVIELRGGEIVRDERHGGYGDTSAIPRLAPEVEKGAAAVAALTAVLDVHREISETGQIAPVTLDAAVAATEQAARAEPAHAAAVAEAKAAEALAARLAEEERVKRPDADLPAELGLADRLGLGTSDDEVGPTR
- a CDS encoding MFS transporter, which codes for MHVSDRVSSLLWRFAPMIYGPTILFALGEGAMIPLIPILAAERGADVAEAAFIASFLVVGQLCGNIPAGWSVARLGERLTMAIGGILAIAGSVAMLLSPNTAVLAVSVFVIGFCAAAFGLARHSFMTTRVPLAFRARALSLLGGSFRFGTFVGPFVAAGLLIAVGDELSAVWFFIACLVATVLLVLLGPDPEKTAEAPDRAPASEDDSGEPVTGSIPVDERAGVFRTMWQHRRVLSRLGVAAASLSAVRSARQVVLPLWGLSLGLDAPTIALVVGVSGAIDFALFYASGQVMDRFGRLWAALPAMILMGTGFLALSLTHDLSSATMWFAMFAAVLGVGNGLSSGILLTLGADVAPKNEPAAFLGSWRTLTDAGGAVAPLLLTALTALASLSVATGAMGVVGLLGAAAFIRWVPRFVPRRREES
- the smpB gene encoding SsrA-binding protein SmpB, which produces MPRERGEKVVATNRRARHDYTVEKTYEAGLVLTGTEVKSLRQGRANLTDGYAYIQGGEAFLDAVHIPEYSQGHWTNHAAKRTRKLLLHKEEIVKLSHAVSAGGYTLVPLRLYFSDGRAKIELGVAKGKREYDKRQTLRERQDTREAERAMRLRNRVGE
- the ftsX gene encoding permease-like cell division protein FtsX; protein product: MRFGLIMGEALSGLRRNASMVISVVLVTFVSLTFVGAAVLMQMQIGKMKDFWVDRAQVAVYMCTSVSTAGTCSDGVATQDEIDQVTAELNGPALSPLIKEFTFETNEQVYEKAIQQLGSEYENIVTPDQFNATFSINLVDQSQSDVIAEAFGGSKGVEEVKDQMQYLEPLFSALTIATYIAVGIAGLMLVAAVLLIATTIRLSAFARRKELGIMRLVGASNRFIQTPFILEGVFAALIGSALASVGVWATVEFGINGYLRERVGFVTTWVGYSDLALVIPVIVVIGVLLAALSAGFAIRRWLRA